The Henckelia pumila isolate YLH828 chromosome 2, ASM3356847v2, whole genome shotgun sequence genome includes a window with the following:
- the LOC140877627 gene encoding uncharacterized protein, which translates to MCECFNSFILAARDKPIIPMFENIRNLLMVRFQLNREKAQKLDNKICPKIRNVVAKIYMDAAQNIPQQADDTQFQVNGPSGQHTVDFGTNSCSCRKWDLTGIPCQHAVCAIWCKHQDPMDYVNPYYEVDRYNRCYEHAILPITGLDLWPECELVPPLPPVYTKKVGRPCKLRRREGDEVPSGTHLRGAKRITKCKNCGGDGHNKRTCKETRERVDEHPTQQSQSTLIVSSKPIARKLQVRRPSSQVMQNPVFVKGGKNFTTVSKLRDRTCF; encoded by the exons ATGTGTGAGTGCTTCAACAGTTTCATTTTGGCTGCAAGAGACAAGCCGATAATTCCAATGTTTGAAAATATACGAAATTTGTTGATGGTCCGATTTCAACTTAACAGAGAGAAAGCTCAGAAATTGGACAACAAGATTTGTCCTAAAATTCGAAATGTGGTGGCAAAGATATATATGGATGCGGCACAAAATATCCCACAACAAGCCGATGATACACAATTTCAAGTCAATGGACCATCTGGTCAACACACTGTCGACTTCGGTACGAATTCTTGCAGCTGTAGAAAATGGGACTTGACAGGCATCCCTTGCCAACATGCGGTGTGTGCCATCTGGTGTAAGCATCAAGATCCAATGGATTATGTCAATCCATATTATGAAGTCGATAGATATAATAGATGTTATGAGCATGCTATTCTCCCCATCACTGGTCTTGATCTATGGCCAGAATGTGAATTGGTACCTCCGCTACCACCAGTGTATACAAAGAAAGTTGGCAGACCATGTAAACTGAGAAGAAGAGAAGGAGATGAAGTGCCTAGTGGAACACATCTGCGTGGAGCTAAAAGAATTACCAAGTGCAAAAATTGCGGAGGAGATGGGCATAACAAAAGGACATGCAAAGAAACAAGGGAGCGTGTGGATGAACATCCAACACAACAAAGTCAATCAACATTGATAGTATCTTCAAAGCCAATTGCAAGGAAACTTCAG GTTCGAAGGCCATCTTCACAG GTCATGCAGAACCCTGTGTTCGTGAAAGGGGGAAAAAACTTCACCACTGTTTCAAAACTAAGAGATCGAACTTGTTTCTAA